In Thermanaerothrix sp., the genomic window ATACCCCCCAAAGAAGGGCCAACTCACGCCAGGTGTTCTTCGATGGCGTGGCCGCCACTATGGGGCATTGGGGACGGTACTTGCTCACCATCCTGGCGGTACTGCCGCTTCTGGTAAGGGATATTATGGCCGCAGCCTTCATGTCCTCAGCTATCGTCATGGCGGCGTGGCTCACCGCATCGGCCACGTGGTTGGCCACCTGAACCTGCTGGTACCGCTGCCAAAGACGCATCTCACCCTCGGCACGGTTCACAATGCGGCTCATGGTCTCCACCGCCTGGATCGGGTACTTACCCTTTGCTGTCTCCCCCGAAAGCATCACGGCATCGGCTCCATCCAACACTGCATTGGCCACGTCGTTCGCCTCCGCCCTGGTGGGACGGGGGTTCCTTATCATGGAGTCCAGCATCTGAGTGGCCACGATGACCGGCTTGCCCTGCATGCGGCAGATATCAACTATCCTCTTCTGCGCCAGCGGCACATCCTCGGTGGGCATCTCCACTCCCAGGTCGCCACGAGCCACCATCATGCCGTCTACCACCTGGGCAATGTCCTCCAGGTTCTGGAAGGCCTGCCTGGTCTCTATCTTGGCGATGATCTTCATGGTGCCCCCCAGCTCCTCGAGGACACGCCTCACCTGGATTATGTCATCCCGAGTCCTCACGAAGGAGACCGCTATGTAGTCCATCCCCTTCTCAACGCCCCACTTGATGTCCTCTATGTCCTTGGAAGTAAGGGTGGGAACCGAAAGCGCCGCCTCCGGGACGTTAACACCCTTTCGCTCCCCAAGCTCTCCCCCCACCAATACCTTGCAGGATATGCGGTCCTCGTAAACCCTCTCGACCCTTAGGTGTATGGTGCCATCATCGATGAATACGTCCATACCCGGAGAGACCTCTGAGGTGAGGTTGGGGTAGCTTATGGACACTCCCCTCTCGTCTCCCTCTATCTCAGGGATCACCAGGTCAAAGTTCTTCCCCTGCTGCAACATCACCGGAGAATGGCCCTTCAAAAGACCAGTCCTTATCTCCGGGCCCTTGGTATCCAAAAGGGTGGCTATGGGACGTCTTATCTCCTGCTCAACCTGCCTCACAAGCTTCAGGTTGAGCTCGTGGGTCTCATACTCCCCGTGGCTGAAATTAAAACGGGCAACGTTCATCCCCGCCTCCGCCATGGCCCTCAAAACGTCGTAATCGCTGCACGCGGGCCCCAATGTGCAAACTATCTTTACCCTTCTCAACTGGGTTCACCTCCCGCTGTCTATCTTACCGTGCTTGGTGTATATCTCGCTGGCGCCCCTCACCTTTATGGCGGAGGTATGTTCAGTAAACTGAGCTATCCAGACCTCACCCTTGTCAAGCTTCTCCGTGTGGGAGAATTTGGTCTCCTGCCCTCTGGTCAATCCTATGACCGTAACCCCGTCCTCCAACGCCTTGACCACCACGTAATCGCTCATAACAGACATACGCTGGACACCATCCACTTCTCTCATCCCCTCCGCTTCGCCCCTCTCCAGGAACCTAGAAGTCCAGGGCCACCTGCCCCCCGAACATCTCCTCAAGGCTCCTCCTCAAGGATTCATCCAACCTCACCTTTATGGAACGGGACCAGAGAGCCACAAGGTTGCCCCTATCCTCAACGTAAACCACAAGAGGACTGGTGCCGGAATGCCCCTTTAATTCTCTCGCAAGATCTCTAAAAAGGCCAGCCCTGGGCCCCAAAACCCTTATCTTAGCTATGGGAGACTTGGTCTTCAACCATTCTCCGGCTTCCATTATCTCATCCACCAAAACCGACAGTCTCCCGTCGTCCTTAACAGCCCCGGAGAAAACGTATATGCCACCGTTCCTAAGCATGGGCTTCACCTTCTGCCAAACCTTGGGGAAGCACACCACCTCAACCTTGTCCTCCCCATCCTCCATCTCAAGGATCCCCATGGGATCCCCACGCTTAGTATACCTTTCCCTCAATCCCACCAGCAAACCGGCGGTCACCGGCACCACGTTGGAGGATTTCCAAGACGAAAGGTCCCCTATGCGGCAGACAAGGTACGGGGCAAGATCCCGCTCCACCTGCTCAAAGGGATGCCCCGATATGTACAACCCCAACACCTCTCGCTCCCACTCCAGCCTCTGGTGGAGCTCCGCGTCTTCCACCGCCTCCATCGCAGGCTCCTCTTCCTCAACGTCATCCTCGCAGAAGAGGCTCACCTGCTTAGTGGGATCACACCTGCGCTGGGCCATCTCCAAGAGGTTGCCGAGGTTCTCCAACAGCATCCTGCGATTAGGGCAGAGGGCGTCAAAGGCCCCGGCCTTTATAAGGTTCTCCACCACCGCCCTGTTAACCGATCTTAGGTCAACCCGGCACAGAAAGTCCCAAAAGGATTTGAACGGACCGTCAGACCTGGCTTTTATTATGGCCTCCACCGCAGAATCACCCACCTTGGCCACCGCTGAAAGCCCAAGCCTTATGACGTCCTTTACCGCCACGAAGTCGCTCTGGGACTCGTTTATGTCCGGCGGAAGGACTTGATAACCCAGGTTCCTAACGTCCCGTATGTACTTACCCAACACGTCCATACGGGCCCCCACTATGCTGGACAGGTAAGCCGCCAGGAACTCCGGGCCGTAATGGGCCTTAAGGTAGGCGGTCTGGTAGCTTATAAGGGCATATGCGGCACTGTGGGACTTGTTGAACCCGTACTCGGCGAACTTCTCTATGCTGTTGAAGATGTCCTCCGCCATCTTGGGGTCCACGCCCCTTTGTCTCGCCCCCTCCACGAACTTGGACCTCTGCTTCTCCATCACGTCCGCCTTCTTCTTCCCCATGGCCCTTCTTAAGAGGTCCGCCTCGCCAAGGGTATAACCCGCTAACTCAGCGGCGCACTGCATGACCTGCTCCTGGTACAAAATAACCCCGTAGGTCTCCTTCAACGCCTTCTCAAGGCTCGGATGAGGGTAGGTAACCGGAGATCTGCCGTGCTTTCTCTCTATATAGTCATCCACCATCCCGCTCCCCAAGGGGCCGGGCCTGTAGAGGGCCAAAACCGCTATCAGGTCCTCAAAACAGTCAGGCCTAAGGCGGCGCAAGAGATCCTGCATTCCCGAGGATTCAAGCTGAAACACCCCAAGGGTATCAGCCCGCTGGAGCATCCTAAACGTGGCTTCGTCATCCATCGGTATGGCACCCAAGTCCAGCTTGATACCCCGGTTAGACTCTATATTCTTGAGGGCGCCCTCTATTACCGAAAGGGTTTTAAGACCCAAAAAGTCCATCTTAACCAGCCCCAGGTGTTCCAACGGCTCCATTGAATACTGGGTAACCACCTGGTTCTCCCCTATCTTCTTGACCGGAACCATCTCAACCAAAGGCACGGGAGTTATCACAACCCCAGCGGCATGCTGAGAACAGTGCCTTGCTATTCCCTCTATGTGCGAAGCGGTATCCACCAGGCGGCGCACCTTGGGATCCGAGCCGTGGACTTCCTTAAGCTCCGGCGACTTCTCCAGCGCCTCCTTCAGGGATTTGACCCCATCGGGGATCAGCTTGGCCACCCTGTCAACCTCCGGATACGACATGGCAAGGGCCCTTCCCACGTCCCTTACGGCAGCCTTGCTCTTCATCCTATCGAAGGTGATTATCTGGGAAACCCGGTCTACGCCGTACTTTTCAACTATGTAAGCAAGCACCTCATCCCTCCGCTTGTCCGACACATCGGTATCGATATCGGGCATGCTGATCCTCTCGGGATTGAGGAACCGCTCAAAAAGAAGGTTGTACTTCAGCGGATCAAGCTCCGTGATACCCAACGACCAAGCCACCAGAGAACCCGCCGCGGAACCCCTGCCGGGCCCTATGGGTATACCCCTAGCCTTGGCGGCGGTTATTATGTCCGCCACTATGCAGAAGTACCCGGGGAAACCCATCTGCTTTATTACACCAAGCTCATAGTGAAGGCGGTCCTCATACTCCTTGGGCACCGTACCACCCATCCTGCGCTTAAGGCCCTCCTCCGCAAGCCTCTCCAGATGGCTGTCCAAGGTCTCTCCGGGCGGTATCGGGAACTCCGGCAGCATGTACTGCCCAAGGGTCAGTTTGACATCACACCGCTCCGCTATCAAAAGGGTGTTGTTAAGCGCCTCCGGCACTTCGGTCCCCAAAAGGGACCACATCTCCTCGGGACTCCTCAGGTAGAAATCGTCGGATCCGAACCTGTATCTATCCTTCGTCTCCACCGTGCTGTTGGTCTGGACGCAAAGAAGCACGTCATGCCAAGAGGCGTCGTCACGCCTTAAATAGTGAGCATCGTTGGTTGCCACAAGGGGCAGGGAACAGCTCTTGGCCAACCTTATTAGCTCCCGGTTGGCAAGGGCCTGTTCAGGAAGCTGGTTGTACATGACCTCTATGAAGAAGTTGCCTTCCCCAAATATGTCCCGATAAAGCATCGCCCTTGCCACGGCCCCATCGAAGTCCCCATCCATCAAAAGCTGAGGGATCTCCCCCGCAAGGCACGCAGAGGAGGCGATGAGCCCCTTGGAGTGTTCCGCAAGAACCCTGTGGTCTACCCTGGGTTTATAGTAAAAACCATCGGTGTTAGCTATGGATACCAATTTCATGAGGTTCTTGTACCCCACCATATCTTGAGCCCAAAGCACCAGATGGTTGTTCCTTCCCTTGCCATCCCGGGAGTCCATGCCGTTGGGGTCTACGTATACCTCACAGCCCATTATGGGTTTGACTCCCTTGGCCTCGCACTTCTCGTAAAACTCCTCGCACCCATACATCACCCCGTGGTCCGTAAGGGCCACCGCCCCCATGCCCATGGAGAGCACCGACTCCACAAGGTCTACGCACCGTATGGCCCCGTCGAGGAGGCTGTACTCGCTGTGCACGTGAAGATGTACGAACTGGCCGCTCATTCAGCCTCTTCCTCCTGCTGATCGTCTTCCCCAGAAGCCTCTTTGGCCATCCTGACGTAGAGTACCTCTCCGTCAAGCCACGAAAGGGCATCCCTTATACCGTCCACTTGGGAACCAACATCGGCCTTCCGCGTCTCAGAGGTCTCATCGGCGTATGCCTTGACTGGTAGATCCCCCTGCTGGAAGGATATCGTTTGCTCCCATGACATCTCATCTTCTTGGTCATCCAGCGTCTTAGGGGAATGGCGCAGGGCCCCATCCTCCATGGACCCCTCGGGGTCAACCCCATCCAAAGGAACCCCTAGCACCTCCAAGAAGACCTTTGAAACCACCGTCTTTCCCCGAAAACCCTTTACGTAGCTGGACACCAGAGGGTCATCGGGGATATCCAGATATCCAGCGCTGCCATCCGCATATATGCCGCAATGCATAAGCGCACAGCCAAGGGCCGGATCTTCGCCAAGTAGGCGTCTAAAAATGGAAAGCCTAAGATCCTGGGAAACACGGGACCCCTTAAGGCGCACATCTCCTTCCTCACCGTGGGTTACCCCCACAGGACGCGTAACTTCGGAAGAGAGAGAAGAAGCCCCGGACTGCAACGACCTCGACGGCGGGCCCTCTTCGCTCAAGGGCTTGACTCCGAAACGGGTGACGCCCACACCTTCTCCTCCCACGGGCGACCGCCCCGTTGCATCATCAACACACAGTTTCAATTTAGCCGGTTCTCCTTGAGGGACACCCCCCAGGAGGGCTTCGTCCATGCCCCTCTGCAAAAGCCCCGCAAACACGTCGGCCCTCATTCCCTGCCTTGCCCTTGGCATCAAGTCCGCCAACATGGAGCAGGCGCTCCTCAAAACCCCCTGATCCCACAACGGGGCCTCCCTACACAGGAATTCACCCTCCTGGGGCGACACGCCAAGGGCCCCCACCACCTGCGACCCCCAACGGTTCACAAGCATCATATCCCTGAAGATCAAGAAAAGGCCTTCAACAAACCTCTCCAGGTTACTGCCACTGCGCATCATGTCCATGAGGGTCAAAAACGCATCCTTAGGGCTCGTACGGACCCTTTCAACCCATCCCTGAAGAGCCTCCCTGCCACAACCGCCAAGGATCCCGGATACCGCCTCTAAGGTTATTCTGCCGGCCCCCACTGACATGGCCTGTTCCATCATGGAGAGCGCGTCCCGCAGCGCCCCGTCGGCATTCCTGGCCAGTTCCCACAGGGCCTCCTCTTCCGCCTCTATCCCTTCCAGTGATGCCACCTCAGCCAATCTATTCTTTATGTCCTCCGTAGAAATACGCTGGAAGGGGAAGTGGACACACCTGGACCTTATGGTAACCGGCACCTTTTGGGGCTCCGTGGTGGCCAACACGAAGTAAACCCTGCCTGGGGGCTCCTCCAGGGTCTTCAGCAGGGCATTAAAAGCCGCCTCCGTAAGCATATGAACCTCGTCTATTATGTAGACCTTGTTAGGAGCCTGAAAGGGAGCCAAAGCGACCTGATCCTTAAGTGCCCTGATCTCCTCAATCCCACGATTGGAAGCCCCGTCTATTTCCACCACGTCAAGATGATCCCCCCGCTGGATGGCCTCGCAGCTGGGGCACTGGCCGCAGCTCTCCCCTCCATCGATGGGAGATGAACAGTTAAGCCGCTTGGCCAAAAGCCTAGCGGCGCTGGTCTTGCCACATCCCCTTGGGCCTGAGAAAAGGAATGCATGGGGAACCTTACTGCTCTCCAAAGCACCCACGAGGGCCTCCACCACCCGCCTCTGGCCGGATATTTCAGAGAACCGCCCGGGCCGGTACTTCCTATAAAGAGAAAGGTACATTACCTCGCCTCCAGCAAACGCCTTAAGAACCGCAAAAATCAATAACTCTTGCTGATAGGATGCATAGCCTTGGCATCCAGAAGAAATTTTACAAGAGCCGCCCGGAGTGAGTCGAGGTCCACCCCAGGCAGCTCATCCCTGGACAGTATCCTTTGTCCCCTAACAGACAAGACCCCATCCTTAGAGACCCCTATCTCTTGAGGCATGGTCTCGAAAAGCAACGCCCGGCCCAGCCTATTAGCCGCTTCCTTGAGTATTTGCGCTTTGGACTGGTTCGCCTCAATCCATGTCTTGTTGTCCACCGTAATGTTAAAACGGTCATCCTTCCTACCAAACCTCACGATGAGAAGTCCCAGCGGCTCCTTCCTGGACACCCTAAGACCCTTGGATGTCATCGCCTTCAGTATGTATGCTATGCGGTCCTCCAGTTCCGGATGATCCATGTATATACCAGGATCCACATAGGGCCTTCTGATCTGGTAGTCCCAAAGCTTTTCCAGGGCAGTAACCATCCCGGATGGATGGTAACCTCCCCCTGCTAAAAGATCCAACCCCTTAAGGTCCGCTTCCCTCTCCAGATCCTTGCTGTATGAATTCATTATGGCTATCTGCGCCAGGTTGGAAAACACCATGGCGGCAACCTGCCCCTTCGTGGCAAGCGCCACCCCAAGGGCAACCAAGGACAAACGCTGGTTCCTTGCCGCCTGTATCATCCCGTGACACCGGTCCACGTGGACCATTTCATGGGCCATCACCGCAGCAAGCTCAGAATCGGAACCAAGCAGCTTTACAAGCCCGGTGGTGACGTAACAGAAGCCGCCGGGCAACGCAAAGGCGTTCGGAGAAGGGTCCTCAATGACACTGAATCGGTACTGCAGATCCCTCTCAAGCCCCCCCTCAAGGCGGGACTTTATGGCCTCCAACCTTGATAGGACCACTGGATCCGCCACCAGCCTAAAACGGGACTCCACCTCTTTTGCCAGCTCTTCGCCCAGCTTTACCTCCCTTCGAACATCCCCAGGACAAGCGTGGTCCGCCCCAAATGCCCGAGGAGGGACAACACCGAGCATGGGAAGTGGGAGGACGAGGAGTAGGAGGGCTAAGACAAGCAAAAGCAGATAAAACACAACCCCCCTGCTGGAGGGGGGCCTCCTATAAATCCCTGACAAACACCGCAAAAGGGACCTAGCCTCCATATCCTCGCAACACCTGTCTATTCGTCCTCATCTGCATGAGCTTGGATCTTATTTCCTCCATGTGGGCCTCCAGCTCCCGCTGGACATCCCGCTCCCTGTCCAAGAGGGATCCCGCCATCCTCCTTATCTCGTTTACCTTAGAAACCAAGTCGTCGTACCCCTTGCGCCCCACCCTATCCGCTATGGCTGCCCAAAAGGCGGCACTTTCCCTGCCTCCATCCACCCCAAGGGAAGACGCAACATTCCTCCAGCAGTCCAAAAGGGCCTCCTGACGGGAGATGTAGGTCTGCTTCTCAGACAGAACCCCCATAAGGCCGTCCATGTCCCTCCTCGAAACACAGTCCGCCTCCTGGTCTACCAGTTTGCCCAAGGCCGCATAGATGGCCATCTCCTGATCTATGAGGCCTTCTATCTCCCCCTTCAATCGGTCCCCGAGATCAGCCCGCAATGTTGACACCCCCAGCGGCACCGGCATAGGATCCCACCTTATGATCAACCTTCTGGCGGGAGGCGGCGTCAGCGCCTTGGGCGGGCGGCGATTGTTCGGACCTCAGTTTATCGATGGCCTCAACCCAGGTTTTACGAAGCTCCTCCAACATGCCTAGAACCTCCCGAACCAGGGACGGGTCCTTCTTTACGTTAGCCTCCACCAAACGATTGTAGAAGAAGTCGTAAAGCCCCATCAGGGAACGGGCCACTTCCCCTCCCTGCTCCACGTTAAGGGTAACCATGAGCTCCCTCACAACCGCCTGGGCCCTCTTAAGGTTATCGTTGGCCCCTTCGATATCGGACCTCTCCATGGCGTCAATCGCCCCGTGACAGGCCCTTATGCCTATATCGTAGGTGAGCAGCAAAAGCTGCTCCCTGGTGGCGGTTTGTACCTGATTGGCCCTATACATATCCTGGGCCTTGCGGGCCAGGTTAGAATCCATGCGTCATCACCCCTCCACAGGGTTTATCGACCCAAAGCGACCAAATCCTTAAGTCCCAAGGGCCTCCCAAGGCCTGCTAAGACTCAACAAGGTACTCCAGTCCCATAAAATAGCCGCCACCTTCCTATACTCCTCCACACCAAACCCGAAGGGATCCGGCACTTCAACCCCCGGATGACCTACCAGATCTCCGAAGAGGCTTATCAAGCCGCACATATCCCCGCAGCCGGACCTTAGGAGCACCTCCACGTGGGACCTAGCCATGCAGACCACCACGGTATCCATGGTGAGAGCCTCCAGACGAAGGGGGGTTGACCGATGATCCGACAGGTCAACCCCAAACTCCCTTGCGGCATCCATCGCAAGCGGGCTGGCTCGAAGACCCCTAGTGGTGAAAAGGCCAGCGGACGAAACCTCAACAACGCCTCCCGCAACAACCCTCAAGAACGCCTCCGCCATGGGACTTCGACAGGTGTTACCGGTACATACGAAGAGAACCCTCCCCATGGTCAGGAAGACGCCTCCTCCATGAGCTTGCTTATCAGGTCCGCCCGGTTGATCGACCCCACCAGAACTTGTTTATCCACCACCGGGGCACGTTTTATGTTGTGCCTTATCATGGTCATGGCCACATAAAAATCGCTGTCATCCTCCTGAAAGGCTATCACCTTCCTGGCCATGTACTTGGAGACCTTCTCCTTCCCTATGCGCCTTAAGCGCACCTGAAACTGTCCAAAGTCAGGTATCACCAAGGAGTCCTGAAGGTAATCCACATAACCGGGCAATGCGGCTCTAACTATGTCCTTCTCGCTTATGAAGCCCACCAAGCGATACTCATCATCCACCACCGGCACCCCCGAAAGGCCGTGGCTTGAGAGGACCTCCACCGCTTCAAAAACCGTGGAATCCTCCCACAGGGCGGTAAGGTCCCTCTCCATAACGTCAGAAACCTTCATGGCAAGCCCCCCTAACCCACACGGTTCAGCTTTATCTGATCCAGATGGGATTCCACGGCACTCCTGGAGCTAACCCCCTTCTCCAGGTGCAGGGAGTCCTCCATGGCACAGGCCATGGCGAACCTTATGGAGTCCTCCTCGTCCATCCCTTCCTCAAAAGCCAAGATAAGCCCCGCCATCAAC contains:
- the mtrB gene encoding trp RNA-binding attenuation protein MtrB, with the translated sequence MSVMSDYVVVKALEDGVTVIGLTRGQETKFSHTEKLDKGEVWIAQFTEHTSAIKVRGASEIYTKHGKIDSGR
- the dnaE gene encoding DNA polymerase III subunit alpha — its product is MSGQFVHLHVHSEYSLLDGAIRCVDLVESVLSMGMGAVALTDHGVMYGCEEFYEKCEAKGVKPIMGCEVYVDPNGMDSRDGKGRNNHLVLWAQDMVGYKNLMKLVSIANTDGFYYKPRVDHRVLAEHSKGLIASSACLAGEIPQLLMDGDFDGAVARAMLYRDIFGEGNFFIEVMYNQLPEQALANRELIRLAKSCSLPLVATNDAHYLRRDDASWHDVLLCVQTNSTVETKDRYRFGSDDFYLRSPEEMWSLLGTEVPEALNNTLLIAERCDVKLTLGQYMLPEFPIPPGETLDSHLERLAEEGLKRRMGGTVPKEYEDRLHYELGVIKQMGFPGYFCIVADIITAAKARGIPIGPGRGSAAGSLVAWSLGITELDPLKYNLLFERFLNPERISMPDIDTDVSDKRRDEVLAYIVEKYGVDRVSQIITFDRMKSKAAVRDVGRALAMSYPEVDRVAKLIPDGVKSLKEALEKSPELKEVHGSDPKVRRLVDTASHIEGIARHCSQHAAGVVITPVPLVEMVPVKKIGENQVVTQYSMEPLEHLGLVKMDFLGLKTLSVIEGALKNIESNRGIKLDLGAIPMDDEATFRMLQRADTLGVFQLESSGMQDLLRRLRPDCFEDLIAVLALYRPGPLGSGMVDDYIERKHGRSPVTYPHPSLEKALKETYGVILYQEQVMQCAAELAGYTLGEADLLRRAMGKKKADVMEKQRSKFVEGARQRGVDPKMAEDIFNSIEKFAEYGFNKSHSAAYALISYQTAYLKAHYGPEFLAAYLSSIVGARMDVLGKYIRDVRNLGYQVLPPDINESQSDFVAVKDVIRLGLSAVAKVGDSAVEAIIKARSDGPFKSFWDFLCRVDLRSVNRAVVENLIKAGAFDALCPNRRMLLENLGNLLEMAQRRCDPTKQVSLFCEDDVEEEEPAMEAVEDAELHQRLEWEREVLGLYISGHPFEQVERDLAPYLVCRIGDLSSWKSSNVVPVTAGLLVGLRERYTKRGDPMGILEMEDGEDKVEVVCFPKVWQKVKPMLRNGGIYVFSGAVKDDGRLSVLVDEIMEAGEWLKTKSPIAKIRVLGPRAGLFRDLARELKGHSGTSPLVVYVEDRGNLVALWSRSIKVRLDESLRRSLEEMFGGQVALDF
- the dnaX gene encoding DNA polymerase III subunit gamma/tau, with amino-acid sequence MYLSLYRKYRPGRFSEISGQRRVVEALVGALESSKVPHAFLFSGPRGCGKTSAARLLAKRLNCSSPIDGGESCGQCPSCEAIQRGDHLDVVEIDGASNRGIEEIRALKDQVALAPFQAPNKVYIIDEVHMLTEAAFNALLKTLEEPPGRVYFVLATTEPQKVPVTIRSRCVHFPFQRISTEDIKNRLAEVASLEGIEAEEEALWELARNADGALRDALSMMEQAMSVGAGRITLEAVSGILGGCGREALQGWVERVRTSPKDAFLTLMDMMRSGSNLERFVEGLFLIFRDMMLVNRWGSQVVGALGVSPQEGEFLCREAPLWDQGVLRSACSMLADLMPRARQGMRADVFAGLLQRGMDEALLGGVPQGEPAKLKLCVDDATGRSPVGGEGVGVTRFGVKPLSEEGPPSRSLQSGASSLSSEVTRPVGVTHGEEGDVRLKGSRVSQDLRLSIFRRLLGEDPALGCALMHCGIYADGSAGYLDIPDDPLVSSYVKGFRGKTVVSKVFLEVLGVPLDGVDPEGSMEDGALRHSPKTLDDQEDEMSWEQTISFQQGDLPVKAYADETSETRKADVGSQVDGIRDALSWLDGEVLYVRMAKEASGEDDQQEEEAE
- a CDS encoding M48 family metalloprotease, which codes for MLGVVPPRAFGADHACPGDVRREVKLGEELAKEVESRFRLVADPVVLSRLEAIKSRLEGGLERDLQYRFSVIEDPSPNAFALPGGFCYVTTGLVKLLGSDSELAAVMAHEMVHVDRCHGMIQAARNQRLSLVALGVALATKGQVAAMVFSNLAQIAIMNSYSKDLEREADLKGLDLLAGGGYHPSGMVTALEKLWDYQIRRPYVDPGIYMDHPELEDRIAYILKAMTSKGLRVSRKEPLGLLIVRFGRKDDRFNITVDNKTWIEANQSKAQILKEAANRLGRALLFETMPQEIGVSKDGVLSVRGQRILSRDELPGVDLDSLRAALVKFLLDAKAMHPISKSY
- a CDS encoding flagellar protein FlgN, with translation MRADLGDRLKGEIEGLIDQEMAIYAALGKLVDQEADCVSRRDMDGLMGVLSEKQTYISRQEALLDCWRNVASSLGVDGGRESAAFWAAIADRVGRKGYDDLVSKVNEIRRMAGSLLDRERDVQRELEAHMEEIRSKLMQMRTNRQVLRGYGG
- the fliS gene encoding flagellar export chaperone FliS, which translates into the protein MDSNLARKAQDMYRANQVQTATREQLLLLTYDIGIRACHGAIDAMERSDIEGANDNLKRAQAVVRELMVTLNVEQGGEVARSLMGLYDFFYNRLVEANVKKDPSLVREVLGMLEELRKTWVEAIDKLRSEQSPPAQGADAASRQKVDHKVGSYAGAAGGVNIAG
- a CDS encoding low molecular weight protein arginine phosphatase; translation: MGRVLFVCTGNTCRSPMAEAFLRVVAGGVVEVSSAGLFTTRGLRASPLAMDAAREFGVDLSDHRSTPLRLEALTMDTVVVCMARSHVEVLLRSGCGDMCGLISLFGDLVGHPGVEVPDPFGFGVEEYRKVAAILWDWSTLLSLSRPWEALGT
- a CDS encoding CBS domain-containing protein; the protein is MKVSDVMERDLTALWEDSTVFEAVEVLSSHGLSGVPVVDDEYRLVGFISEKDIVRAALPGYVDYLQDSLVIPDFGQFQVRLRRIGKEKVSKYMARKVIAFQEDDSDFYVAMTMIRHNIKRAPVVDKQVLVGSINRADLISKLMEEASS